In a genomic window of Littorina saxatilis isolate snail1 linkage group LG6, US_GU_Lsax_2.0, whole genome shotgun sequence:
- the LOC138969252 gene encoding spermatogenesis-associated protein 4-like isoform X1, translating to MSGLPREVTKWVQSLDLAWQVKTPKWDLTNGYLVAEIFSWYFNQEVGLHSYYNCNSLKQKEKNWYLLKSFIKSKHLDIPDDYIEGTIHCKEGASALLLERLYEILTNRKVKKVPPETETDYTDFAYQVKLPMHARSTASKAVKNNLRLTEVLADENQIHTAQKAHKIINDHIDHRRIERLQDPARFNIKPSIGERCVRKPLPTEVVSSEPDDDEDKPSAPNTGGEILGTGREKSDVSLPFMTREPSVHFKEIQVNQMDKSNFYSMPIHGF from the exons ATGTCTGGTCTACCCAGGGAAGTAACGAAATGGGTTCAGAGCCTGGACCTAGCGTGGCAAGTCAAAACTCCAAAATG GGACTTGACAAACGGATATCTGGTGGCAGAAATCTTTTCATGGTACTTCAACCAAGAAGTAGGCCTTCACTCATACTACAACTGCAACTCtttaaaacagaaagagaaGAACTGGTATCTACTGAAGAGT TTCATCAAGTCCAAGCATCTTGACATTCCCGATGATTACATTGAGGGGACAATTCACTGTAAAGAAGGGGCCTCAGCTCTTCTTCTTGAGCGATTGTATGAAATTCTGACAAACAGAAA AGTGAAGAAGGTGCCACCAGAGACGGAAACAGACTACACAGACTTTGCCTACCAAGTCAAGCTGCCCATGCATGCAAGGTCTACTGCCTCCAAGGCCGTTAAGAACAACCTGCGTCTTACTGAGGTTCTTGCTGATGAGAACCAGATCCATACTGCTCAGAAG GCTCACAAGATCATCAATGACCACATTGACCACCGACGGATTGAGAGGCTACAGGACCCAGCCAGATTCAACATTAAGCCTTCCATTGGCGAGCGTTGTGTGCGAAAACCTCTTCCTACAGAAGTTGTTTCCTCAGAACCAGATGATGACGAGGATAAGCCATCTGCTCCTAATACAGGAGGAGAAATACTTGGAACTGGTAGAGAGAAAA GTGATGTCAGCCTGCCTTTTATGACACGAGAACCCAGCGTGCACTTTAAGGAAATCCAAGTCAACCAGATGGACAAATCCAACTTCTACAGCATGCCTATCCATGGATTTTGA
- the LOC138969252 gene encoding spermatogenesis-associated protein 4-like isoform X2, translated as MSGLPREVTKWVQSLDLAWQVKTPKWDLTNGYLVAEIFSWYFNQEVGLHSYYNCNSLKQKEKNWYLLKSFIKSKHLDIPDDYIEGTIHCKEGASALLLERLYEILTNRKVKKVPPETETDYTDFAYQVKLPMHARSTASKAVKNNLRLTEVLADENQIHTAQKAHKIINDHIDHRRIERLQDPARFNIKPSIGERCVRKPLPTEVVSSEPDDDEDKPSAPNTGGEILGTGREKTSEQHELTTVTPSLMQLQF; from the exons ATGTCTGGTCTACCCAGGGAAGTAACGAAATGGGTTCAGAGCCTGGACCTAGCGTGGCAAGTCAAAACTCCAAAATG GGACTTGACAAACGGATATCTGGTGGCAGAAATCTTTTCATGGTACTTCAACCAAGAAGTAGGCCTTCACTCATACTACAACTGCAACTCtttaaaacagaaagagaaGAACTGGTATCTACTGAAGAGT TTCATCAAGTCCAAGCATCTTGACATTCCCGATGATTACATTGAGGGGACAATTCACTGTAAAGAAGGGGCCTCAGCTCTTCTTCTTGAGCGATTGTATGAAATTCTGACAAACAGAAA AGTGAAGAAGGTGCCACCAGAGACGGAAACAGACTACACAGACTTTGCCTACCAAGTCAAGCTGCCCATGCATGCAAGGTCTACTGCCTCCAAGGCCGTTAAGAACAACCTGCGTCTTACTGAGGTTCTTGCTGATGAGAACCAGATCCATACTGCTCAGAAG GCTCACAAGATCATCAATGACCACATTGACCACCGACGGATTGAGAGGCTACAGGACCCAGCCAGATTCAACATTAAGCCTTCCATTGGCGAGCGTTGTGTGCGAAAACCTCTTCCTACAGAAGTTGTTTCCTCAGAACCAGATGATGACGAGGATAAGCCATCTGCTCCTAATACAGGAGGAGAAATACTTGGAACTGGTAGAGAGAAAA CCAGTGAGCAACATGAATTGACAACAGTGACGCCCAGTCTGATGCAGTTGCAGTTTTAG
- the LOC138969252 gene encoding spermatogenesis-associated protein 4-like isoform X3: MSGLPREVTKWVQSLDLAWQVKTPKWDLTNGYLVAEIFSWYFNQEVGLHSYYNCNSLKQKEKNWYLLKSFIKSKHLDIPDDYIEGTIHCKEGASALLLERLYEILTNRKVKKVPPETETDYTDFAYQVKLPMHARSTASKAVKNNLRLTEVLADENQIHTAQKAHKIINDHIDHRRIERLQDPARFNIKPSIGERCVRKPLPTEVVSSEPDDDEDKPSAPNTGGEILGTGREKTGSKRSVAY, translated from the exons ATGTCTGGTCTACCCAGGGAAGTAACGAAATGGGTTCAGAGCCTGGACCTAGCGTGGCAAGTCAAAACTCCAAAATG GGACTTGACAAACGGATATCTGGTGGCAGAAATCTTTTCATGGTACTTCAACCAAGAAGTAGGCCTTCACTCATACTACAACTGCAACTCtttaaaacagaaagagaaGAACTGGTATCTACTGAAGAGT TTCATCAAGTCCAAGCATCTTGACATTCCCGATGATTACATTGAGGGGACAATTCACTGTAAAGAAGGGGCCTCAGCTCTTCTTCTTGAGCGATTGTATGAAATTCTGACAAACAGAAA AGTGAAGAAGGTGCCACCAGAGACGGAAACAGACTACACAGACTTTGCCTACCAAGTCAAGCTGCCCATGCATGCAAGGTCTACTGCCTCCAAGGCCGTTAAGAACAACCTGCGTCTTACTGAGGTTCTTGCTGATGAGAACCAGATCCATACTGCTCAGAAG GCTCACAAGATCATCAATGACCACATTGACCACCGACGGATTGAGAGGCTACAGGACCCAGCCAGATTCAACATTAAGCCTTCCATTGGCGAGCGTTGTGTGCGAAAACCTCTTCCTACAGAAGTTGTTTCCTCAGAACCAGATGATGACGAGGATAAGCCATCTGCTCCTAATACAGGAGGAGAAATACTTGGAACTGGTAGAGAGAAAA CTGGAAGCAAAAGATCGGTTGCATACTGA